One stretch of Limnohabitans sp. DNA includes these proteins:
- a CDS encoding chlorhexidine efflux transporter produces the protein MAIAVVGPVLSLAFDKSPASTLGLAVVLSSIALTWNYAFNWLFERWESRQSVRGRSFVRRLAHGAGFEGGLVIILLPSYSANTSCSVVNAAVNVLADTAPSRLTKRSLSTVRS, from the coding sequence ATCGCCATCGCCGTGGTCGGACCCGTGTTGAGCCTGGCCTTTGACAAGTCGCCCGCTTCCACATTGGGCCTGGCGGTTGTTTTGTCGAGCATTGCGCTGACGTGGAATTACGCATTCAACTGGCTCTTTGAGCGCTGGGAGTCGCGCCAATCGGTGCGCGGCCGTTCCTTTGTCCGGCGGCTGGCCCACGGGGCCGGTTTTGAAGGCGGTTTGGTCATCATTCTGTTGCCCTCTTACTCCGCAAACACTTCTTGCAGCGTGGTCAATGCGGCAGTCAACGTCTTGGCTGACACAGCGCCCAGCCGCTTGACCAAGCGCAGCTTGTCAACCGTCCGAAGCTGA
- a CDS encoding helix-turn-helix domain-containing protein, translating into MARKLDDVMAALPKDRKKRVEDRAMELATLKDLRHAAQQTQEQMAAALGVRQDTISRLEKRSDMLLSTMRHYVESMGGKLELVAKFPDRPSVVIDHLGGEVTLNKRAGAARRSRAAA; encoded by the coding sequence ATGGCAAGAAAACTCGATGACGTGATGGCTGCGCTGCCCAAAGATCGCAAAAAACGGGTAGAGGATCGGGCCATGGAGTTGGCGACACTCAAAGACCTTCGCCATGCAGCTCAGCAAACACAAGAGCAAATGGCTGCCGCCTTGGGGGTGCGTCAGGACACCATTTCTCGTTTGGAAAAGCGCAGCGACATGCTGCTTTCAACGATGCGCCACTATGTGGAGAGCATGGGCGGTAAGCTGGAACTGGTGGCCAAGTTTCCTGATCGCCCGTCCGTGGTGATCGACCACTTGGGAGGTGAAGTCACCCTCAACAAGCGCGCAGGTGCTGCTCGCCGATCACGGGCAGCGGCCTAG
- the queF gene encoding NADPH-dependent 7-cyano-7-deazaguanine reductase QueF (Catalyzes the NADPH-dependent reduction of 7-cyano-7-deazaguanine (preQ0) to 7-aminomethyl-7-deazaguanine (preQ1) in queuosine biosynthesis), which produces MNSPEQSQLGKSSAYVDQYDAGLLFPIPRATKRAEIGVTGQPVFFGADLWTAFELSWLNTKGKPQVALAHITVPAESTHIVESKSFKLYLNSFNNTRLDSADVVRDMIRRDISAAIWHGGAVQASVGVKLLLQEQFDAEPVHELDGLNLDRMDIECTRYEPAPDLLSAKTDELPVSETLVSHLLKSNCLVTGQPDWGSVQITYSGPQIEQAGLLQYIVSFRNHNEFHEQCVERIFMDIWTRCKPTQLTVYARYTRRGGLDINPWRTSAPGKLPPNVRTARQ; this is translated from the coding sequence ATGAACTCTCCAGAGCAATCGCAACTGGGCAAGTCCAGCGCCTATGTAGACCAGTACGATGCGGGTTTGCTGTTCCCCATTCCCCGCGCCACCAAACGCGCCGAGATCGGCGTCACCGGCCAGCCCGTGTTTTTTGGGGCCGACTTGTGGACCGCGTTTGAGCTGTCCTGGCTCAACACCAAAGGCAAGCCGCAGGTGGCGCTGGCGCACATCACCGTGCCTGCCGAGAGCACGCACATCGTGGAGAGCAAGTCCTTCAAGCTGTATCTGAACAGCTTCAACAACACCCGCTTGGACAGTGCCGACGTGGTGCGCGACATGATCCGCCGCGACATCAGCGCCGCCATCTGGCACGGCGGCGCGGTGCAAGCCAGCGTGGGGGTGAAGCTGCTGTTGCAAGAGCAATTTGACGCCGAACCTGTGCACGAGCTCGACGGCCTGAACCTGGACCGCATGGACATCGAGTGCACCCGTTACGAGCCTGCGCCGGACCTTTTGAGCGCCAAGACCGACGAACTGCCCGTGAGCGAAACCCTGGTCAGCCACTTGCTCAAAAGCAATTGCCTGGTCACCGGCCAGCCTGACTGGGGCAGCGTGCAAATCACCTACAGCGGCCCGCAGATCGAGCAAGCGGGCTTGCTGCAATACATCGTGAGTTTCCGCAACCACAACGAGTTTCATGAGCAATGCGTCGAGCGCATCTTCATGGACATCTGGACGCGCTGCAAACCCACCCAGCTCACGGTGTATGCCCGCTACACCCGGCGCGGCGGGCTGGACATCAACCCCTGGCGTACCAGCGCCCCGGGCAAGTTGCCACCCAATGTGCGCACGGCGCGGCAGTGA
- a CDS encoding CopG family transcriptional regulator: MATSIRLAPETEQRLDYLASQTGRTKAFYLREIIEQGIQEMEDYYLAADVLARVRQGKEPVHSAPDVRRDLGLDN, encoded by the coding sequence ATGGCAACTTCAATTCGTCTTGCCCCAGAGACCGAGCAAAGGCTTGACTACCTCGCATCCCAAACTGGTCGCACCAAGGCCTTTTACCTGCGCGAAATCATCGAGCAGGGCATCCAAGAAATGGAAGACTACTACCTCGCTGCCGATGTGCTTGCTCGTGTCCGTCAAGGGAAAGAACCGGTCCATTCCGCTCCCGATGTGAGACGAGACCTTGGCCTGGACAATTGA
- a CDS encoding type II toxin-antitoxin system RelE/ParE family toxin: MTWTVLFHDAFDAEFEALVEELQDELLAHAKLLAAFGPDLGRPTVDTLKGSRHSNMKELRFSWNGQVWRVAFAFDPRRQAILLVGGDKGGADQRRFYKRLLMVADARYDDHLGTLSQSTKESKNGKKTR; the protein is encoded by the coding sequence ATGACTTGGACTGTTCTGTTTCACGACGCCTTCGACGCTGAGTTCGAAGCTTTGGTCGAGGAGCTTCAAGACGAACTTTTGGCACATGCCAAGTTGCTGGCTGCGTTTGGTCCTGATTTGGGGAGGCCTACTGTCGATACCCTGAAGGGTTCACGACACAGCAACATGAAGGAACTTCGGTTTTCCTGGAATGGTCAGGTTTGGCGAGTGGCCTTTGCCTTCGATCCCCGCCGACAAGCCATCTTGCTTGTGGGTGGAGATAAAGGTGGGGCAGATCAGCGCAGGTTTTACAAGCGCTTACTCATGGTGGCCGATGCGCGTTACGACGATCATCTGGGCACTTTGAGTCAATCAACCAAGGAGTCCAAAAATGGCAAGAAAACTCGATGA
- a CDS encoding type II toxin-antitoxin system PemK/MazF family toxin, producing MVKRGDIWLVNLDPTVGSEIKKSRPCVVMSPAELNDNLRTVMVAPMTSKGFAAPFRVPVTHAGTKGLIVLDQLRTVDKLRLVKRLGAVSAKTLTAALTTLQEVFAE from the coding sequence CTGGTGAAGCGCGGCGACATTTGGCTGGTGAACCTGGACCCGACCGTGGGCAGCGAAATCAAGAAGTCGCGGCCCTGCGTTGTGATGTCACCGGCGGAGTTGAATGACAACCTGCGAACCGTGATGGTGGCACCCATGACCTCCAAGGGTTTTGCCGCGCCGTTCCGGGTGCCTGTCACCCACGCTGGAACCAAGGGTTTGATCGTGTTGGATCAGCTTCGGACGGTTGACAAGCTGCGCTTGGTCAAGCGGCTGGGCGCTGTGTCAGCCAAGACGTTGACTGCCGCATTGACCACGCTGCAAGAAGTGTTTGCGGAGTAA
- a CDS encoding YlcI/YnfO family protein — MGTQSNYALRLPLSLKAGAEQLAREDGTTLNQFIVSAVAEKLSAMKTADYFAQRAQRGDVNAALAFLSRQGGQAPEEQDVLPS; from the coding sequence ATGGGAACTCAAAGCAATTACGCCCTGCGTTTGCCGCTGTCGTTAAAGGCAGGGGCAGAGCAACTAGCCCGTGAAGACGGCACAACCTTGAACCAATTCATTGTCAGTGCCGTGGCAGAAAAACTCTCGGCCATGAAAACAGCCGACTACTTTGCCCAACGTGCCCAACGTGGCGATGTGAATGCCGCATTGGCATTCTTAAGCCGTCAAGGCGGGCAAGCGCCTGAAGAGCAGGACGTGTTGCCTTCTTGA
- a CDS encoding helix-turn-helix transcriptional regulator — translation MKDLKAELLANPAVRQAYDEQAPENELAHELIAARMQAGLTQGDVAARMGTTQSVVARIESGRGTPSMRTVQRFASAVGDSLNLDRCALVHCAFRLACSGALSFDV, via the coding sequence ATCAAAGACCTGAAAGCCGAACTGCTGGCCAACCCCGCCGTTCGCCAAGCCTATGACGAACAAGCGCCCGAGAATGAGCTGGCCCATGAACTGATTGCAGCGCGCATGCAAGCCGGCCTGACGCAAGGCGATGTGGCCGCACGCATGGGCACGACCCAAAGCGTGGTGGCACGCATCGAAAGTGGCAGGGGCACGCCATCCATGCGAACAGTCCAACGTTTTGCCAGTGCGGTGGGCGATTCGTTAAACCTAGATCGCTGCGCGCTTGTGCACTGTGCGTTTCGCCTTGCTTGCAGCGGTGCCCTGAGCTTCGACGTATGA
- a CDS encoding C-terminal helicase domain-containing protein, with protein sequence MQRRLSVGTVDSFQGQERGISAITLTRSNPQGEIGFLSDIRRMNVGMTRARRKLLLVGDSSTLCRHPFFVELLDYVKGVGGYRTAYECLS encoded by the coding sequence CTGCAACGCAGGCTCAGCGTGGGCACCGTCGATTCGTTTCAGGGCCAAGAGCGCGGCATCTCTGCCATCACCTTGACACGCAGCAACCCCCAAGGCGAGATCGGCTTCCTGTCTGACATCCGCCGCATGAACGTGGGCATGACCCGCGCACGGCGCAAGCTGCTGCTGGTGGGCGATTCGTCCACGCTTTGCAGGCATCCGTTTTTTGTGGAGTTGTTGGATTATGTGAAGGGGGTGGGGGGCTACCGCACAGCCTATGAGTGTCTGTCCTGA
- a CDS encoding type IIL restriction-modification enzyme MmeI: MVYNNYPWPGFAGEALSDKHRNAIEQAAKGVLDARAQFADASLADLYDPLTMPPALLKAHQKLDAAVDAAYQPSGGKKTYASDAERVAFLFELYQRVTSLLPAPAAKKTRKP; encoded by the coding sequence ATCGTCTACAACAACTACCCTTGGCCCGGCTTCGCAGGTGAGGCACTCAGCGACAAACACCGCAACGCCATCGAACAAGCCGCAAAAGGCGTGCTCGACGCCCGCGCCCAATTTGCAGACGCGTCCCTCGCCGACCTGTACGACCCACTGACCATGCCCCCGGCCCTGCTCAAGGCCCACCAAAAACTAGACGCCGCAGTAGACGCCGCCTACCAACCCAGCGGCGGCAAAAAGACCTACGCCTCCGACGCCGAACGCGTGGCCTTCCTGTTCGAGCTGTACCAACGCGTCACCAGCTTGCTGCCCGCGCCAGCAGCCAAAAAAACACGAAAACCATAG
- a CDS encoding type II toxin-antitoxin system VapC family toxin → MIKFLVDTNILGYFARNSSAALQKRMLTALKKQEVAISAITRAETRFGLALLQVDDKRRRTIDLLLNEIPVLPWTLEAADRYGDIAAHLQQTGQPICEMDTQIAAHALALGLPLVTHNTRHFKRVAGLKLEDWMA, encoded by the coding sequence GTGATCAAGTTTTTGGTCGACACCAACATCTTGGGCTACTTTGCGCGCAACAGCTCTGCCGCGCTGCAAAAGCGCATGTTGACGGCGCTCAAAAAGCAAGAAGTGGCTATCTCCGCCATCACCCGCGCCGAAACACGGTTTGGGCTGGCACTGCTGCAAGTCGATGACAAACGACGCCGAACCATCGATTTGCTGCTCAATGAGATTCCCGTGTTGCCATGGACACTGGAGGCCGCAGACCGCTATGGAGACATTGCCGCCCACCTGCAGCAAACCGGGCAGCCCATTTGCGAAATGGACACCCAAATCGCCGCGCATGCATTGGCGCTGGGCCTGCCCTTGGTGACCCACAACACACGGCACTTCAAGCGGGTGGCGGGTTTGAAGCTGGAAGACTGGATGGCTTGA
- a CDS encoding BrnT family toxin: MTAAQFEWDDIKDAENQAKHQVSFRDAQAAFADPHRVIAKDLAHSETEERFYCIGKAGGGILTVRFTYRRKVIRIIGAGYWRKGKAIYEKEDRLHG, from the coding sequence ATGACTGCAGCTCAATTCGAATGGGATGACATCAAGGATGCTGAAAACCAGGCCAAGCATCAGGTGTCATTCCGGGACGCGCAGGCGGCATTTGCTGATCCGCACCGCGTGATCGCAAAAGACTTGGCGCACAGTGAAACCGAAGAGCGTTTTTACTGCATCGGCAAAGCGGGTGGCGGCATCTTGACGGTGCGCTTCACCTACAGACGCAAAGTCATTCGAATCATTGGGGCAGGCTATTGGCGTAAAGGAAAGGCAATTTATGAAAAAGAAGATCGTTTACACGGATGA
- a CDS encoding type II toxin-antitoxin system MqsA family antitoxin — MKCPCCGAAELIHDTRDIPYVYKGESTAIPDVTGDFCPACGEVVLNREHGDRYSELLAVHQRQVNAAYVDPSYIAKVRKKLDLDQREAADIFGGGVNAFSRYENGKTKPPLALVKLLKVLDRHPDLLNEVRAA; from the coding sequence ATGAAATGCCCATGCTGTGGAGCGGCTGAACTGATCCACGATACCCGCGACATACCCTATGTCTACAAGGGCGAAAGCACCGCCATTCCCGACGTGACGGGTGATTTTTGTCCTGCCTGCGGCGAAGTCGTCTTGAACCGCGAACACGGTGACCGATACAGCGAGTTGCTTGCGGTGCATCAAAGGCAAGTGAACGCTGCTTATGTTGACCCCAGCTACATTGCCAAAGTGCGCAAGAAGCTCGACTTGGACCAACGTGAAGCGGCCGATATTTTTGGCGGTGGCGTGAATGCGTTTTCTCGCTACGAGAACGGCAAGACCAAACCACCGCTGGCCTTGGTTAAGTTGCTCAAGGTACTGGATCGCCACCCCGATTTGCTAAACGAAGTCAGAGCGGCGTAA
- a CDS encoding nucleotidyl transferase AbiEii/AbiGii toxin family protein: MNPAYVQTVNLLLDIAPAVFQTPRFAMKGGTALNLFVQDLPRLSVDIDVVFINHQADRDNALKEIAQELQRIEAAIAAMGYETRTRKVQGGDEVKLDIFSAEAAVKVEVNFVFRGTVLPIQTRSLSEKTQALFSKNIQVPVLSPSELYGSKLVAAMDRQHPRDFFDVLKMYESHGLTQEILDCFVAYLAGHNRPVHEVLFSNAQPMEAPFKNEFVGMTSDPIHLDDLLQTQQRLMAELPRALTQNHRNFLLSLLEAKPDWSLLPFKHLQELPAIQWKLQNLTQLKSKNPAKFQLQREALDERFKRQ; the protein is encoded by the coding sequence ATGAACCCCGCCTACGTACAAACGGTCAACCTGCTGCTGGACATCGCACCCGCCGTGTTTCAAACCCCGCGATTTGCGATGAAGGGAGGCACGGCACTGAACTTGTTCGTTCAGGACTTGCCACGACTGTCAGTAGATATCGACGTCGTCTTCATCAACCACCAAGCCGACAGGGACAACGCACTGAAAGAAATCGCCCAAGAGCTGCAGCGCATTGAGGCAGCAATTGCTGCAATGGGTTATGAAACCCGAACCAGGAAAGTCCAAGGGGGTGACGAAGTGAAGCTTGACATCTTCAGCGCAGAAGCTGCAGTCAAGGTTGAAGTGAACTTCGTTTTTCGGGGAACAGTGCTACCGATACAGACACGTTCACTGTCAGAAAAAACACAAGCCCTGTTCTCCAAAAATATCCAGGTTCCAGTCCTCTCCCCCTCTGAACTCTATGGCAGCAAACTGGTCGCAGCGATGGACAGACAGCATCCACGCGATTTTTTCGACGTTCTCAAAATGTACGAAAGCCATGGCTTAACGCAAGAAATTTTGGACTGCTTTGTGGCCTATCTGGCTGGGCACAACAGACCCGTGCACGAGGTCTTGTTTTCCAATGCTCAACCAATGGAAGCGCCTTTCAAGAACGAGTTTGTGGGAATGACTTCAGACCCCATCCACTTGGATGATCTGCTCCAAACCCAACAACGATTGATGGCCGAACTTCCTCGGGCGCTCACGCAAAATCACAGAAATTTCCTTCTGTCGCTGCTGGAAGCCAAACCGGATTGGTCGCTCCTGCCGTTCAAGCATTTGCAAGAATTGCCTGCCATCCAATGGAAACTGCAGAATTTGACCCAACTGAAGTCAAAAAACCCTGCGAAATTCCAGCTTCAACGCGAAGCGCTTGATGAGCGATTCAAACGGCAATAG
- a CDS encoding type II toxin-antitoxin system MqsR family toxin — MEKSTPHCKLAVVHALVEGGHVRATTSAFGGALELGISDLAGMCAVVMSLTSANFYKSMTTHADHRIWQDVYHAKTPNGAEVYLKLTVIDDVLIVSFKEL, encoded by the coding sequence ATAGAGAAAAGTACCCCTCACTGCAAGCTGGCCGTTGTCCATGCGTTGGTCGAGGGTGGTCATGTCAGGGCGACAACAAGCGCGTTCGGTGGTGCTCTTGAGCTTGGCATCAGCGACTTGGCCGGAATGTGTGCAGTCGTCATGTCTCTGACCTCTGCCAACTTCTACAAGAGCATGACGACACATGCGGATCACCGGATTTGGCAGGACGTGTACCACGCCAAGACCCCCAACGGCGCTGAGGTGTATCTCAAGCTGACTGTTATCGACGACGTTTTAATTGTTTCATTCAAGGAGCTGTGA
- a CDS encoding antitoxin, whose product MEIAIRNIGNSKGVVLPKPFLAQVGLDGQATATIEVENGSIVLRKPAKSVRAGWAAAAAAVSAKGGDALLMGEFGNLDDEELGW is encoded by the coding sequence ATGGAAATTGCAATTCGGAACATCGGAAACAGCAAAGGCGTGGTGTTGCCTAAGCCGTTTCTAGCCCAGGTCGGGCTGGACGGACAGGCCACAGCCACCATCGAAGTGGAAAACGGCTCCATCGTGTTGCGAAAGCCGGCCAAGTCCGTGCGTGCTGGCTGGGCAGCGGCTGCCGCAGCCGTTTCCGCCAAAGGTGGTGATGCGCTTTTGATGGGTGAGTTCGGCAACTTGGACGATGAGGAGTTGGGCTGGTGA
- a CDS encoding Fic family protein: MKSYQRWIWQLPEWPALAFDAHRIQAALAAARTSQGILLGKAEAIGLEGLQPHIRDSLTQEALTTSAIEGEKLDPESVRSSVARRLGLDTSGAPVREGWRNIEGLIDVLQDATLNTDAPLTLERLCSWHGALFPTGFSGMQRIDVGELRSVPMEIVSGAVGHSKVHYAAPPAEGLASQVDAFLKWFNQTQPKVGPQPMDGLVRAAVSHLWFETLHPFDDGNGRLGRAILQLALGQDMGQPGRIVTLSRQIESCKDQYYRELERAQRSKSMDVTAWVEWMLEQVTLASEFANRTIDSAIQRIRFQTQMSSVSLNERQQKTMKKLLDAGPKGYEGGMTTRKHERIAQTSTPTAARDLIDLERLGLLTRYGDGRSTRYYPAMEGWAEDDAKLGKASMAADRPVD; encoded by the coding sequence ATGAAATCATATCAACGTTGGATTTGGCAGCTGCCAGAGTGGCCAGCATTGGCGTTCGACGCGCATCGAATCCAGGCGGCATTGGCGGCCGCAAGAACATCCCAAGGAATTCTTCTTGGCAAAGCCGAGGCGATTGGCCTGGAAGGCTTACAGCCCCACATCCGCGACTCTCTGACACAAGAGGCATTGACCACTTCAGCGATTGAAGGCGAGAAGCTGGACCCCGAAAGTGTTCGTTCATCCGTGGCCCGGCGCTTGGGGCTGGATACGTCTGGTGCCCCCGTGCGCGAAGGCTGGCGCAACATCGAGGGACTGATCGATGTGCTGCAAGACGCCACCCTCAACACCGACGCGCCATTGACGCTGGAGAGGCTGTGCAGTTGGCACGGGGCGCTTTTCCCGACAGGGTTTTCGGGCATGCAGCGCATTGATGTGGGCGAACTGCGCTCTGTGCCCATGGAAATCGTCAGCGGCGCCGTGGGCCACAGCAAGGTGCATTACGCCGCACCACCCGCTGAAGGCCTGGCTAGCCAAGTGGACGCTTTTTTGAAATGGTTCAACCAAACCCAGCCCAAAGTCGGGCCGCAGCCCATGGACGGCTTGGTGCGTGCCGCTGTCTCGCATCTGTGGTTCGAGACGCTGCACCCGTTTGACGATGGCAACGGTCGTCTAGGCCGGGCCATCTTGCAACTGGCACTGGGCCAAGACATGGGCCAGCCCGGACGCATCGTGACGCTGTCCAGGCAAATCGAGTCGTGCAAAGACCAGTATTACCGCGAGCTAGAGCGGGCACAACGCTCCAAAAGCATGGACGTGACGGCTTGGGTCGAATGGATGCTGGAGCAAGTCACGCTGGCCAGTGAGTTCGCCAACCGCACCATCGATTCGGCCATTCAGCGCATTCGGTTTCAGACCCAAATGTCATCGGTCTCGCTCAATGAGCGTCAGCAAAAAACCATGAAGAAGCTGCTGGATGCTGGCCCCAAGGGTTACGAAGGCGGCATGACGACGCGCAAGCACGAGCGGATTGCGCAAACCTCAACACCCACCGCCGCCCGAGACCTCATCGATCTGGAACGGCTGGGGCTGCTCACCCGGTACGGTGATGGTCGATCAACACGGTATTACCCCGCGATGGAAGGCTGGGCCGAGGACGATGCCAAGTTGGGCAAAGCCAGCATGGCAGCCGACAGACCGGTTGATTGA
- a CDS encoding AAA family ATPase, translated as MTFDNPNKSFTWFTQSIHVTRFRHIVNLNIEFTHPITAIAGVNRSGKTSLLLLMACSHENFLRPDATSSSIGIREHGWNDVLSFTSHETINADYQYGMEWRHAARIFQGTGKRLHTSRAWSGIGKKSSDNKRSNAKIRGREVRFIDLERLLPARAFSDSLLRKANTAAATPLRQDIAQAFSYIFDTPVTSISEAGWHLNRRCFVIERPGVVYSTYNAATGEEAVIYLLKDLIESPKNSLILIEEIEAGIHPSVLRKVLDIVHIVSWIDKKQIIFTTHSPTAFSAVDAKSRRFIESVNDQWRCSSGISMQAASSKMDSVAHPLVQLYCEDDLAQFLITKQILAITESESHAQRLINVIPSGPIDQVKNDYTRHQRNFKHLRAKLGFCAVFDGDYKNDSAYSNFHENDNEFSVFIYPYDKPEKFLVRAYLSTNPNGNLEAALSHIDHHTLFSTMVELGLAADANDARNRCFEAFSNSPEYQKHSEDLQALIKRAIAHFTALPD; from the coding sequence ATGACATTTGATAATCCAAATAAAAGTTTTACTTGGTTTACCCAGTCTATTCACGTTACTCGTTTTCGACATATTGTTAATCTCAATATCGAGTTCACTCATCCAATTACAGCTATTGCCGGAGTCAACAGATCAGGCAAAACAAGCCTACTCTTACTAATGGCATGCAGCCACGAAAATTTTCTACGTCCAGATGCAACATCGTCAAGTATTGGTATACGTGAGCATGGATGGAATGATGTCCTATCCTTCACCTCACATGAAACTATCAACGCTGACTACCAATATGGAATGGAATGGAGGCACGCTGCAAGAATTTTTCAAGGTACTGGAAAACGCCTGCATACCTCTCGTGCATGGAGTGGCATCGGAAAAAAGAGTTCAGACAATAAGCGCTCGAATGCAAAAATCCGTGGTCGTGAAGTACGATTCATTGACTTGGAACGCTTACTACCAGCGCGTGCATTTTCGGACTCACTACTTAGAAAAGCAAACACAGCAGCAGCCACTCCACTCAGGCAAGACATTGCCCAAGCGTTCTCATACATATTCGACACGCCAGTCACCTCGATTTCTGAGGCTGGGTGGCACCTAAATCGACGTTGTTTCGTCATTGAGCGTCCTGGAGTGGTGTACTCAACTTACAACGCTGCCACTGGTGAGGAGGCGGTGATCTACTTACTTAAGGATCTAATTGAAAGCCCGAAGAACAGCCTCATCTTGATTGAGGAAATAGAGGCGGGAATTCATCCTTCTGTTTTGAGAAAGGTGCTAGACATCGTCCATATAGTGTCATGGATCGACAAAAAACAAATAATTTTTACCACGCATTCACCAACAGCTTTTTCAGCCGTGGATGCAAAATCCCGCCGTTTTATTGAGAGCGTTAATGACCAATGGAGATGCTCATCTGGGATTTCGATGCAAGCGGCGAGTAGCAAGATGGACTCGGTAGCTCACCCTCTTGTCCAACTCTATTGCGAGGACGATCTCGCTCAATTCTTGATCACTAAGCAAATCTTAGCGATTACAGAATCCGAGTCTCATGCACAGCGATTAATTAATGTGATTCCTTCAGGTCCAATTGATCAGGTTAAGAATGACTACACAAGGCATCAACGGAACTTTAAACACCTTAGAGCAAAGCTCGGATTCTGTGCAGTCTTTGATGGTGACTACAAAAATGACTCGGCATACTCAAATTTTCACGAGAATGATAATGAATTTTCGGTGTTCATTTACCCCTACGACAAACCAGAGAAATTTCTAGTTCGTGCCTATTTGTCGACAAATCCAAACGGAAATCTAGAGGCGGCTCTAAGCCATATTGATCACCACACTCTTTTCAGCACAATGGTAGAACTTGGTCTTGCAGCGGATGCAAATGATGCGAGGAATCGTTGTTTTGAAGCGTTTAGCAATTCTCCGGAGTATCAAAAGCATTCAGAGGATCTACAGGCTTTAATAAAACGGGCAATTGCCCATTTCACCGCCCTGCCAGACTAG
- a CDS encoding type IV toxin-antitoxin system AbiEi family antitoxin domain-containing protein encodes MRVSKNISIKELLSQLEWDTPYSSRELQTLGLDSTAAARLAQAGWLKRLGRGVYQVPNAKLDMNKTLAHLSLEVPQLHVGGKTALAWRGTRHNLAHQERLNLWGHKAARLPAWFTELFNANYQSTRIFDDALPKGFGLAPLPAGHPKVMVSVPERALLELFSDTGKLQSLEETLNVAESARHLRPEVMDTLLTHTKRVKVVRLAKALAESLDLPWLEIAKKHNERLGSASRWVAVTRDKKILHLKK; translated from the coding sequence ATGAGAGTTTCTAAAAATATTTCAATCAAAGAGCTGCTGAGCCAACTCGAATGGGACACGCCATACAGTTCCCGCGAGTTGCAGACGCTGGGCTTGGATTCGACGGCTGCGGCCCGTTTGGCCCAGGCAGGCTGGCTCAAAAGATTGGGACGCGGCGTGTACCAAGTGCCCAACGCCAAATTGGACATGAACAAAACACTGGCGCACCTGTCGCTTGAGGTTCCGCAATTGCATGTTGGCGGCAAAACCGCTTTGGCCTGGCGCGGAACACGCCACAACCTCGCCCATCAGGAGCGCTTGAACTTATGGGGCCACAAAGCGGCACGGCTACCCGCATGGTTCACAGAACTGTTCAACGCCAACTACCAGTCAACCCGGATTTTTGACGACGCACTGCCCAAAGGGTTCGGCCTGGCACCCCTACCCGCAGGACACCCCAAAGTGATGGTTTCTGTTCCGGAGAGAGCGTTGCTGGAACTCTTCAGTGACACGGGCAAGCTCCAGTCTCTGGAAGAAACCTTGAACGTCGCTGAAAGCGCTCGGCACCTGCGCCCGGAAGTTATGGACACATTGCTGACCCACACCAAACGTGTCAAGGTGGTGCGACTGGCCAAGGCCTTGGCCGAAAGCCTTGATTTACCTTGGCTTGAGATCGCCAAGAAACACAACGAACGGCTCGGAAGTGCAAGCCGCTGGGTTGCTGTGACCAGGGACAAAAAAATTCTTCACCTCAAAAAATGA